In one window of Cynocephalus volans isolate mCynVol1 chromosome 6, mCynVol1.pri, whole genome shotgun sequence DNA:
- the GADD45G gene encoding growth arrest and DNA damage-inducible protein GADD45 gamma, which translates to MTLEEVRGQDTVPESTARMQGAGKALHELLLSAQRQGCLTAGVYESAKVLNVDPDNVTFCVLAADEEDEGDIALQIHFTLIQAFCCENDIDIVRVGDVQRLAAIVGAGEEAGAPGDLHCILISNPNEDELKDPALEKLSLFCEESRSVNDWVPNVTLPE; encoded by the exons ATGACTCTGGAAGAAGTCCGCGGCCAGGACACGGTTCCTGAGAGCACAGCCAG GATGCAGGGCGCCGGGAAAGCGCTCCACGAGCTGCTGCTGTCGGCGCAGCGCCAGGGCTGCCTCACCGCCGGCGTCTACGAGTCTGCCAAGGTCTTGAACGT GGACCCCGACAACGTGACGTTCTGTGTGCTGGCCGCCGACGAGGAGGACGAGGGTGACATCGCGCTGCAGATCCACTTCACGCTGATCCAGGCGTTCTGCTGCGAGAACGACATCGACATTGTGCGCGTGGGCGACGTGCAGCGGCTGGCCGCGATCGTGGGCGCTGGCGAGGAGGCGGGCGCGCCGGGCGACTTGCACTGCATCCTCATTTCG AACCCCAATGAGGACGAGTTGAAGGACCCTGCCTTGGAGAAGCTCAGCCTGTTCTGCGAGGAGAGCCGCAGCGTCAACGACTGGGTGCCCAACGTCACCCTCCCCGAGTGA